The Pseudomonas pergaminensis nucleotide sequence TTAGACTTTTCTGTGGTTCGTGGACCTGGTGTCGATCAGCGTGACTTGTCGCCCTAGTTGGCACCCGCCAGCGAGCCTTTGGGCGCGCAAGCCGAGCGTTATCATTAGGCTGCTCTATCTGTAGGTCATTGCTATGGACCTGCTGGTTGTGGCTTTCCATTTGGATCTTGGCCTACACCCTCTACAGGCCAGCGACTCAGCCTTAACAGCCAGGATCTGAGTCAGCGATACGTTAATGGCTACGTGCTGCTTGTTACTGTCGTCGATCTGCGCTTGCGACCGGTCGGCGGAAGCATAGCTAACTCCGCAGCGCTCAGGGTCAGATGTGCTTTCATTGGCTCGACCCTTCAGGCTGGGCCAGTTCGGGCTCAACGTCGACGCCGTATACTTCGATGGAGGCAGATCCGTATGTTAGCGGTGATTGACAAGATTTGGCAGACTAGCCTAGCTGGAAAGTTGGCTAGGTCATAGTCACTTACAGTTGTATCAACGCCTAATATATCTGATGCGGTGTTCAACTATACCGCCCGGTTATTTTAATGAGTTCCACCTCTTTTTCTGAAGCTTCTGATCAGCTCCCCTTGTCCGACAGCGAACGTTGCTCTGAATAGCCATCCTTGTCCTTCCAAAATGATATGTTTTTAGTGACTGAGGACTTGAGCGAAAAACTTCCGAGCTCTGGGAGATCGATTTTCGACGTCACCAAAAAGGACTCCGTTGAGCAGTCTTCGATGATTCGCCCTTCGTCCAAGAAGATCACCCGATCACTCACCTTTCTAGCGAAACCCATCTCATGGGTCACGCACACCATCGTCATGCCGTCATTAGCGAGTTTGACCATCACGTCCAAAACTTCACCGACCATTTCCGGGTCCGGAGCCGAGGTAGGCTCATCAAACAGCATGGCGACGGGGTCCATGGTTAAAGCGCGGACGATTCAGCCGTAGGATGGAGCCAAACTGAGACTAGGACGCCGGACCGTAAAGCCCAGCTCTCAAAGCATCCTCAGCAATTTCCGACAATCCTCAAAGGCGGAAATCGGGCATAAGGAGGAGGGCAGCCATTGATCCTCAGCTGACCAGCTTCGAGCGACTGACGTGGCGGTGGTCTAGCAGCAGTAGGTAGAGCAAGCACTCCTTCGCACATGTAGGTGTACGATATCGTCTAAAATATTTCGGTCGAGAACGGAGCTAGCACCCAATGAGTGATGCATTGCCAACTACTTTGATATGCCGGGATCCAGGTGATAGCAGCGGGGACATCGTCATAGATCTCCCACCGAATATACTAGCGGCAATGGACGTCGGTTTGGGTGATTTCTTAAGCATCGAGTTGGTCGACGGATCGATAGTGCTAAAGCCAATTCGTCGAATCAAAGCTGAAGGTCGGGTTGACTCAGATTGAGCAGGCCGGTAGCTCGCCCATCTGAATCTCAGGACGTTCGAGTAGCACTAAGATGGAAGGAAATATCCAAATGCAGGAACAATTCCGCAATTTAGATTTTTACTTCTCTGAAATTTCGATCTTCACTTCCGGGTACCCTTACGTGGCTTATGAACATATCTGACATAGCACCTGGTTTAACATAATATACATTATGCGAACCATCCGAACTGTCCGTTAGCAGCTCTGTACGACACATTTCACTAAGCGGCCTGCAACCACCACCCGCAGATTCAAAAGCAGCCACCGTCGCCCTCGTTGATCTGTCTTCGTTCGACCTCTGGGCAGTCGGACATTTACGACTAGTCAGCGCACCGTTCACCAACACTGTGGTGAAATCGATAACGTTGCCCGTCGTAACGTATTACTGGAAAACAAAAGCCTGGGCCGCCGACCTCGATATCAGGCCAACCATCATTGCCTTTGCTGGCGAGAAACTGAGCGACACCGTTTTCTTCGAGCATGAGTTTCCAATGACCGTCAGACTGCTGGCTGACTAGATAAAATCCAGTGCCCGCTTGCCCATAGCAGTCAGTGCTGCCTTCGGTAATCAACGCATCCGGCCGGCCGTCACCGTTCAGGTCCTTAACCAGCTCCATGGTTGCCGGCGTATAGCTAGCAGTTGTCTCGATTTCGCACTCCGACGTCTCTTGGTTAAATCCAGCAGCGCGGAATGCTTTTAACTGCTCGCTACGCGGTAGTTCATCTGCCAGCGCTGTAGCACTGGTCATGAAACATGCCACCCACAGACCTGATTTAAGCCGTCCCAGCATATAGATCGTCCCTTTATGAAGCCCAATGTGAAGTGTCGCGACTGTACCCGCACTAGCGTAAAGGATAAAACGAGAAGTGCTAAAGGGTTCGCTACGCGCAATCAGGGGCAGTGCCCGTCAGATTTCAACAGGCAAAACCCCTGTCTGGCTCAAACCTGAGCAAAGCCTCCGTCGACAAACATTTCACTGCCGGTCATGAAGCTGCTCTCATCCGATGCCAGGAACAACGCGGCTGCGGCAACTTCTTCAGGTTTGCCGATACGACCCAGAGGAACCTGCGCCGTCATGTCGTCGATGATTGCGTCCTTCTGGCCCGTACCCGACAACGCCAAGTCCAGACCCGGTGTCGAGATCGGGCCTGGTGAAAGTACGTTGACGCGAACGCCGGTGCCTTTCAGGTCCAGCGCCCAGCTCCTGGCGAAATTTCGTAGCGCGGCCTTGGTAGCGCTGTACACGCTGAATGCCGGTGTGCCCATTGTGCCGGTGGTCGAACCGGTGAGGATCACTGAGCTGCCAGCGCTCATCAGGGGCAACGCTTTTTGTACGGTGAACAATGTGCCTTTGACGTTGATACCAAAGGTACGGTCGAACGATTCCTCTGTGATCGATCCGATCGGCTGGAAATCTCCCAGGCCTGCGTTGGCGAACAATACGTCAACCCGGCCCTTGGCGGCCTTGACCTGGGTAAAGATGCGCTCCAGGTCGTCCAGGTTTGAAATGTCGCCCTGGATGGCGATGGCTTCAGGGCCGATCAGTTGCAGCGCCTTATCCAGTTCTTCCTGGCGACGCCCTACGATGACCACCTGCGCGCCTTCTGCTGCAAAGCGAATGGCGGTTGCCAAGCCGATGCCGCTGTTGCCACCGGTCACCACTGCGATTTTCCCGTTGAGCCTGCTCATACTGAACTCCAATGAATTAGGTTGAGGCCTAACTCTAGATCTGCGCTATTCTTTTGAATAGTATGCACCTTTAAGTAAGTACCCCCATTGGAGCCAAGCCATCATGGCCAATAACTCATTCAACTGTGGTCTGGAAGCTGCCCTGGCGGTGATTGGCGGCAAATGGAAGCCCCTGGTGCTGTTCAACCTGGCCCAGAATGTTCATCGATATGGTGAATTAAGACGCGCAATTGGCGGTGTGACCGATAAGGTGCTGATCCAGCAGCTCAAAGAGTTGGAGCGCGACGAGATCATTGCCCGTGTGGACTTCCACGAGATACCGCCGAAGGTCGAGTACTCCCTGACACCCTTCGGGCAGTCCCTTGCCACGGCGCTGGGCGCGTTGTGCCAGTGGGGCACGCAGCATATGCAAACGGTTGAGCGTATCGCCGAACGACGTACGTCTGCCCTCTCCCAGTCCTGAGCCCCCTGCCCTGATTGCCAACTCAACTAAATGACTATTTAGTTGAGTTAAATCAATAGGTTACAGCCTAAAGCGATCGACGGACCGTGACAGCTGGCCTGCCAGGCTGGACAACTCGTCTGTTGTCGACGCTGTCTGGCCAATGACCCGGCTATTACTCTCCGACATCCCCGCAATCATCTCCACCTGGTGAGCAATTTCATTGCTGGCCAGGCTCTGCTCCCCGATGGTGCGGGAGATATCGTTGACCATCTCGGTGGTATTCAACGTGGCTTGGAGAATCTCGCGAATTGCTCGCTCCACCTCGGCGGTCACCGCCATGCCCTTATCGACCTGTGCTACGCCCTCCTCCATGCTGGTGACCGCTTCCCGCGTGCTTTGCTGGATGCGCCCCACCATGCTGGCAATCTCCTGGGTCGAAGCACTGGTGCGCCCGGCAAGGCTGCGCACTTCATCGGCGACTACCGCAAAACCGCGCCCCTGCTCGCCAGCGCGGGCGGCCTCGATGGCGGCGTTCAAGGCCAGCAGGTTGGTCTGGTCGGCAATCCCTTTGATCACCTGGATAATGCTGAAAATTGCCTCAGACTCTTTGTCCAGCGTACGGATCACCTGGGCCGATTGCTGCGCGGAACGGGCGATGCCATCCATGTCGCTGACCACTTGATGAATCACCCGGCCGCCGTCCTTGGCCAGGATTTGTGCCTGGTTGGCCATCTCTGAGGCGCGCCCGGCATGCCGAGTGATTTCCTCGATGCTGGCGGTCATTTCACTCGCGGCAGCGGCCATGGTACTGGCTGCGGCGCTTTGTTGCTGGCTGCTGCCGGCGACTTCATGGCAGCCGTGGCTCAGTTGTTCGCTCATGCCGTTAACGCCGTGGGCGTTGCTGCGCACCACTTCGATCATGCCGCGCAGGTCGCGTTGCATGGTGGCGAGGCTGCGAATCAACGCGCTGGCTTCATCCTTGCGGCGGGGTTCGACAATGGTTTCGCTCAAGTTGCCATGGGCGATACTCTCGGCAATGCGGCTGGCCGTGTGCAGCGGCCCCATGATGCTGAGCATGACCCACCGCCCCTGTGCCAACAGTAATAGCAGACTGGCGATCAGCACCACGCCCAAGGTGAGGTTGGCATTGCTGATGCTCTGCCGAGTGCCGGCACTGGCCTGCTGGGTGTTGTTCTCGATCTGCTCACTGAGCGACGCCATTTGGTCTTCAAGCTGGCTGAACGCCGCGTTGAACGTCCCCAGTTCACCGCGGGCGGCGTCGGGATTGTCGAGTGC carries:
- a CDS encoding SDR family NAD(P)-dependent oxidoreductase — encoded protein: MSRLNGKIAVVTGGNSGIGLATAIRFAAEGAQVVIVGRRQEELDKALQLIGPEAIAIQGDISNLDDLERIFTQVKAAKGRVDVLFANAGLGDFQPIGSITEESFDRTFGINVKGTLFTVQKALPLMSAGSSVILTGSTTGTMGTPAFSVYSATKAALRNFARSWALDLKGTGVRVNVLSPGPISTPGLDLALSGTGQKDAIIDDMTAQVPLGRIGKPEEVAAAALFLASDESSFMTGSEMFVDGGFAQV
- a CDS encoding winged helix-turn-helix transcriptional regulator, which codes for MANNSFNCGLEAALAVIGGKWKPLVLFNLAQNVHRYGELRRAIGGVTDKVLIQQLKELERDEIIARVDFHEIPPKVEYSLTPFGQSLATALGALCQWGTQHMQTVERIAERRTSALSQS
- a CDS encoding methyl-accepting chemotaxis protein; the protein is MQRDLRGMIEVVRSNAHGVNGMSEQLSHGCHEVAGSSQQQSAAASTMAAAASEMTASIEEITRHAGRASEMANQAQILAKDGGRVIHQVVSDMDGIARSAQQSAQVIRTLDKESEAIFSIIQVIKGIADQTNLLALNAAIEAARAGEQGRGFAVVADEVRSLAGRTSASTQEIASMVGRIQQSTREAVTSMEEGVAQVDKGMAVTAEVERAIREILQATLNTTEMVNDISRTIGEQSLASNEIAHQVEMIAGMSESNSRVIGQTASTTDELSSLAGQLSRSVDRFRL